AAAGAAGCTGACGTTTATATTATCATCGCAGTAACGGGTAAGATCGAGAAACGCGGCAGAATGCAGAAAGAGATCTCCGCATTTATCGTAGAAAAGGGTACGCCCGGATTTACATTCGGTACAAAAGAGAACAAGATGGGTATCCGCGGCTCCTCCACTTATGAGCTGATCTTTACGGACTGCCGTATCCCGAAGGAGAATCTCCTTGGCCAGAAGGGCAAAGGATTCGGTATCGCTATGCACACGCTCGACGGCGGACGTATCGGTATCGCTGCACAGGCGCTCGGACTTGCAGAGGGCGCTCTTGAGACAACGATTGAGTATGTAAAAGAGAGAAAGCAGTTTGGCAGATCAATCGCACAGTTCCAGAATACACAGTTCCAGCTCGCTGATCTGGCTACAAAGGTAGAGGCTGCACAGCTGCTTGTATACAAGGCAGCGATGGCGAAAGCGACACAGAAAGTTTATTCCATCGAAGCGGCAAAGGCAAAGTTATATGCGGCTGAAGTTGCAATGGAAGTGACGACGAAGTGTGTACAGCTCCACGGTGGCTACGGCTACATAAGAGAGTACAATGTAGAGCGTATGATGCGTGATGCCAAGATCACAGAGATCTATGAAGGTACCAGTGAAGTACAGCGCATGGTCATCAGCGGCGCACTGCTGAAATAGTCGCGATAAGCAATGAAAATCAGGGCAGGGCGGGGAACGCGTCTGCATGACGAATCGCCCTGACGAAGATTTGAGGCGCAGCGCGCGTTCAATAGCCAGAGCCTTTTGGACATTTGCGCCGTATATGGACAGAAAAAAATATAAGGAGAGAAAGCACAATGAAAATCGTTGTTTGTATTAAACAGGTACCTGATACAAAGGGTGGCGTTAAGTTTAACCCGGACGGTACACTTGATAGAGCAGCAATGCTTGCGATCATGAATCCGGATGACAAAGCCGGACTGGAAGCGGCACTGAGACTGAAAGACCAGTATGGGGCAGAAGTAACCGTACTTACAATGGGACTTCCGAAAGCGACGGATGTCCTTCGTGAGGCGATCGCTATGGGTGCTGACAAAGGCATTCTCGTGACAGACAGAGTGCTGGGTGGCGCCGATACATGGGCAACATCCACAACGATTGCCGGTGCGATCAGAAATCTGGAGTATGACCTGATTATCACAGGCCGTCAGGCAATCGACGGAGATACGGCTCAGGTTGGTCCTCAGATCGCAGAGCATCTCGAAATTCCGGTTATTTCTTATGCACAGGATATTAAAGTTGAGGGTGACAAAGTGATCGTACAGCGTCAGTATGATGACAGATACCATGTACTGGAGGCACAGATGCCTTGTCTGATCACCGCACTTTCCGAGCTGAATGTACCTCGTTACATGACGCCGGGCGGAATCTTTGACGCATGCAAAGCTGAGATCACAACATGGGGCAGAGCGGATCTGAAAGATGTGGATGATTCCAATCTGGGTCTTGCAGGTTCTCCGACTAAGATCGCAAAGGCATCCGACAAAGTGCGCAAGGGCGCAGGAGAAAAAGTGACTCCGGATTCTCCGGACGATGCGGTTGCTTACATTATCGGTAAATTCAAAGAGAAACATGTCATTTAATAAATAAGGTGGTGAACGAGATGAATTTAGAAGAATATAAAGGCGTATATGTGTATGCACAGCAGGTTGACAATGAGATCAGCGGCATTGCATACGAGTTACTTGGAAAGGCAAAAGAACTGGCAGCTCCTTTAAATACCGACGTGACGGCAGTGCTGATCGGTTCCGACGTAAAAGGACTGGCTGATTCTCTCGCAGAATATGGCGCTGACAAAGTCATCGTCGTAGATGATCCGGAATTAAAAGAATACAGGACAGAGCCTTATGCACATGCACTTTCCTCTGTGATCAACAAATATAAACCGGAGATCGTGCTGGTGGGCGCTACCGCGATCGGCAGAGACCTTGGCCCGACCGTATCTGCCAGAGTGGCAACCGGTCTGACGGCTGACTGTACTGTACTGGAAATCGGTGATTTCCCGCTTGTAGCCGTTCCCGGAAAGGAAAGTGAGCAGAAACACAATCAGCTTCTGATGACACGTCCGGCATTTGGCGGCAATACGATCGCAACGATCGCCTGCCCGAACAATCGTCCGCAGATGGCTACCGTACGTCCCGGCGTTATGCAGAAGATCGATCCGATCAAGGGCGCTAAGGCAGTTGTGGAAGAGTACAATCCCGGATTTGCTCCGAATAACAGATATGTGACGATCAAGGAAGTTGTGAAGGCAGTTTCCAATACAGTTGATATTATGGATGCAAAGATTCTCGTTTCCGGTGGCCGTGGTGTAGGCAGCCCTGAGAACTTCAAGATTCTTGAGGATCTGGCTGCAGTTCTGGGCGGTACGGTAAGCTGCTCCCGTGCAGTCGTGGATTCCGGCTGGAAGCCGAAAGATCTGCAGGTAGGACAGACAGGAAAAACCGTACGTCCGAACGTATACTTTGCGATCGGTATTTCCGGTGCGATCCAGCATGTGGCTGGTATGGAAGAGTCTGATATTATCGTGGCGATCAACAAAGATGAGGACGCTCCGATCTTTGACGTGGCTGACTATGGTGTCGTAGGGGATCTGAACAAGATCGTTCCGGCGCTGACAGAGAGTTTGAAAGCAGAACTGGCTGCAAAATAATCTCGCGGTGCCACATATATTGTAAAAGATAGATGAAAATAAGGGGTGGGACCGTCGGTCTCACCCCTTTGTCGTACGGAAAAGTTATGTATGCCATCTGAAGGTTAGCGGCAGGCCAGCCGATAGACTTCCTCGCATTCCTTCGGCCCGAGTTTGACAAAAAAGCCTTCCGTGCGCCCCTCGATCTGGAGCGTTTCCAGGAGCCTGGGAATGTCTTCTTCCCTGGCGCCCAGCTCCGCAAAAGAAGTAGGCATCCCGACGCTGTGGAAGAATGCTTTTGTCCGGGCGATTCCCTCACGGGCCGTCTCCTCCGGATTCCGGAAGTTCATCTCGCAGTCCCATACCCGGACTGCAAACTGGGCAAACCGGTTCACATCGTGTCGCATGACATAAGTCATCCATGCGGGGAAGATAACGGCCAGCCCGGCCCCATGGGCACAATCATAGAGAGCCGAGAGTTCATGTTCCAGATTGTGGCTGGCCCAGTCCTGTTCCCGGCCGACGCCGCAGACATCGTTGTGAGCCAGTGTACCTGCCCACATGATATTAGCTCTGGCCTCATAATCATGAGGATCTTCCAGCACTTTCGGCAGCTCTTTGATAATCGTCTTTAAGATACCCTCACAGAGGCGGTCTGTAATCTCCACGTGCTCTGTGTTGGTGAAATACCGCTCGAATACATGGGCCATAATGTCGGTGCAGCCGCTGGCCGTCTGATAAGGCGGAAGTGTCATCGTAAGCTCGGGGTTCATAATCGAGAACACCGGCCGCATCCTTTCACAGCCAAATCCTCTCTTGTACATACCGTTTTCATGGGTGATAACGGAACCGTCGCTGCCTTCGCTGCCTGCGGCCGAAATCGTCAGTACGGAGGCTATGGGCAGGGCGCTTTCCGGGAAAGCCTTTCCCATATAAAAGTCCCAGAAATCTCCCTCATAAGGGACACCGATGGCGATGGCCTTTGATGAGTCGATGGTACTTCCGCCGCCGACCGCCAGAATAAAGTCTACTTTTTCCCTGCGGCAGAGCTCAATGCCTTCATACACGAGACCGCTGCGGGGATTTGGTTTCACTCCGCCAAGTTCGACACAGGCAAGTCCTTCTTTTTCCAGTGACGCTTTCACACGGTCTAACAGGCCGCAGCGGACAACGCTTCCGCCGCCGTAGTGGATCAGTACTCTGCTTCCTCCAAAACGCTTCACATACTGTCCGGCTTCCTGTTCCGTGCCTTTTCCGAATGCAAAATAGGTGGGACTGTAGAAAGTAAAATTGTTCATATAATATGCCGCCTCTCCTGATGGTTTTATTTTACGCAGTGCTCTGTTGATTTTCAGTATAACGTATTTTTCAGGCTGCGTCCACCGGGAAACAGAGCCGGCGGAGATTGATTTCATGACACAAATCAGGCAATCATGATCTCAAAGAGAGCTTCGGAA
The sequence above is a segment of the Lachnospiraceae bacterium JLR.KK008 genome. Coding sequences within it:
- a CDS encoding acyl-CoA dehydrogenase, which encodes MDFTLSKEHEMARALFKEFAETEVKPLAQEVDETEAFPRATVEKMAKYGFLGIPVPKEYGGQGCDPLTYAMCVEELSKVCGTTGVIVSAHTSLCIDPIMTYGTEEQKQKYVVPLAKGEKLGAFGLTEPGAGTDAQGQQTKAVLDGDEWVLNGSKCFITNGKEADVYIIIAVTGKIEKRGRMQKEISAFIVEKGTPGFTFGTKENKMGIRGSSTYELIFTDCRIPKENLLGQKGKGFGIAMHTLDGGRIGIAAQALGLAEGALETTIEYVKERKQFGRSIAQFQNTQFQLADLATKVEAAQLLVYKAAMAKATQKVYSIEAAKAKLYAAEVAMEVTTKCVQLHGGYGYIREYNVERMMRDAKITEIYEGTSEVQRMVISGALLK
- a CDS encoding electron transfer flavoprotein subunit beta/FixA family protein, yielding MKIVVCIKQVPDTKGGVKFNPDGTLDRAAMLAIMNPDDKAGLEAALRLKDQYGAEVTVLTMGLPKATDVLREAIAMGADKGILVTDRVLGGADTWATSTTIAGAIRNLEYDLIITGRQAIDGDTAQVGPQIAEHLEIPVISYAQDIKVEGDKVIVQRQYDDRYHVLEAQMPCLITALSELNVPRYMTPGGIFDACKAEITTWGRADLKDVDDSNLGLAGSPTKIAKASDKVRKGAGEKVTPDSPDDAVAYIIGKFKEKHVI
- a CDS encoding electron transfer flavoprotein subunit alpha/FixB family protein produces the protein MNLEEYKGVYVYAQQVDNEISGIAYELLGKAKELAAPLNTDVTAVLIGSDVKGLADSLAEYGADKVIVVDDPELKEYRTEPYAHALSSVINKYKPEIVLVGATAIGRDLGPTVSARVATGLTADCTVLEIGDFPLVAVPGKESEQKHNQLLMTRPAFGGNTIATIACPNNRPQMATVRPGVMQKIDPIKGAKAVVEEYNPGFAPNNRYVTIKEVVKAVSNTVDIMDAKILVSGGRGVGSPENFKILEDLAAVLGGTVSCSRAVVDSGWKPKDLQVGQTGKTVRPNVYFAIGISGAIQHVAGMEESDIIVAINKDEDAPIFDVADYGVVGDLNKIVPALTESLKAELAAK
- a CDS encoding iron-containing alcohol dehydrogenase, producing MNNFTFYSPTYFAFGKGTEQEAGQYVKRFGGSRVLIHYGGGSVVRCGLLDRVKASLEKEGLACVELGGVKPNPRSGLVYEGIELCRREKVDFILAVGGGSTIDSSKAIAIGVPYEGDFWDFYMGKAFPESALPIASVLTISAAGSEGSDGSVITHENGMYKRGFGCERMRPVFSIMNPELTMTLPPYQTASGCTDIMAHVFERYFTNTEHVEITDRLCEGILKTIIKELPKVLEDPHDYEARANIMWAGTLAHNDVCGVGREQDWASHNLEHELSALYDCAHGAGLAVIFPAWMTYVMRHDVNRFAQFAVRVWDCEMNFRNPEETAREGIARTKAFFHSVGMPTSFAELGAREEDIPRLLETLQIEGRTEGFFVKLGPKECEEVYRLACR